A section of the Thauera chlorobenzoica genome encodes:
- a CDS encoding branched-chain amino acid ABC transporter permease, translating to MERSGPGEAPRTAGAVEQGGGRPPLRHGASSPALAARLLPWALLLALALLPLLGPLFELEYYVGFVRRLLIVLIAATSLNFILGYGGMAALGHAGFIGVGAYTVVALVDAGIDSAWLAWAAALLLSGGVAAAIGAVSLRTRGVYFLMITLAFAQMLYYLAVSLSTYGGDDGYGLYVPLAFGGGLGTGHAHAFFWVVLAIAALVFAFASRLAGSRFGYALMGIRDNETRMVALGYPVFRLKLVAFTGAGALAGLAGALLASHSNFVSPSLMHWTESALLLVMVVVGGLGRRWGAVLGVTVWLVLAEALKVWTEYWHWPLGVLLLVVVFFAPRGLAALAEHRRVVQ from the coding sequence ATGGAACGATCCGGTCCGGGTGAGGCGCCGCGCACGGCGGGCGCGGTGGAGCAGGGCGGCGGCAGGCCGCCACTGCGGCACGGGGCGTCGTCGCCCGCGCTTGCCGCGCGCCTGCTGCCCTGGGCGCTGTTGCTGGCGCTGGCGCTGCTGCCGCTGCTCGGGCCGCTGTTCGAGCTCGAATACTACGTCGGCTTCGTGCGCCGGCTGCTGATCGTGCTGATCGCCGCCACCAGCCTCAATTTTATCCTCGGCTACGGCGGCATGGCGGCCCTCGGCCATGCCGGGTTCATCGGCGTGGGGGCGTACACGGTGGTCGCCCTGGTCGATGCCGGGATCGACTCGGCCTGGCTGGCGTGGGCGGCGGCGCTGCTGCTGTCGGGGGGTGTGGCGGCGGCAATCGGGGCGGTTTCGCTGCGCACGCGCGGGGTGTATTTTCTGATGATCACGCTGGCGTTCGCCCAGATGCTGTACTACCTCGCGGTGTCGCTGAGCACCTATGGCGGTGATGACGGCTACGGCCTGTATGTCCCGCTCGCGTTTGGCGGCGGACTCGGCACCGGTCACGCGCACGCCTTCTTCTGGGTGGTGCTGGCGATCGCGGCGCTGGTGTTCGCGTTCGCCAGCCGGCTCGCCGGATCGCGCTTCGGCTACGCGCTGATGGGGATCCGCGACAATGAAACGCGCATGGTCGCGCTCGGCTACCCGGTGTTCCGCCTCAAGCTCGTCGCCTTCACCGGCGCCGGCGCGCTGGCCGGGCTGGCCGGTGCGCTGCTCGCCAGTCACAGCAATTTCGTCAGCCCCTCGTTGATGCACTGGACCGAATCCGCGCTGCTGCTCGTCATGGTCGTGGTCGGCGGCCTGGGCCGGCGCTGGGGGGCGGTGCTCGGGGTGACGGTGTGGCTGGTACTCGCCGAGGCGCTGAAAGTCTGGACCGAATACTGGCACTGGCC
- a CDS encoding branched-chain amino acid ABC transporter permease, whose translation MDSIFVFEQLLNGLGYGLMLFLLAAGLTLVFGIMDTMNLAHGSLYMAGAYIAARVHEASGSFAAAVLVAVAATVLVAFVLEVLIVKKLYARDHLAQVIATFGVILIADDAVKAIWGPSPLMASMPAALAGPVQLLPELPYPAYRLVLLAVGLLVAIGLYVLVNHTRVGMLVRAGASNRRMAEFMGVRVGRVFSFVFALGAALAALAGALMGPISAVQIGMGEAILIPALVVIVIGGIGSVRGAFIAALLVGLVDTAGRAFLPPLLRALLPPALAADLGPALAGIAMYLLMAAVLILKPAGLFPARA comes from the coding sequence ATGGATTCGATCTTCGTTTTCGAGCAGCTCCTGAACGGCCTCGGCTACGGCTTGATGCTGTTTCTGCTCGCGGCCGGCCTCACGCTCGTGTTCGGCATCATGGACACCATGAACCTCGCCCACGGCTCGCTCTACATGGCCGGAGCCTACATCGCGGCGCGCGTGCATGAGGCGAGCGGCAGCTTCGCCGCTGCGGTCCTGGTCGCGGTCGCGGCGACGGTGCTGGTGGCCTTCGTGCTCGAAGTGCTGATCGTGAAGAAGCTCTACGCCCGCGACCATCTCGCGCAGGTGATCGCGACCTTCGGTGTGATCCTGATCGCCGACGACGCGGTGAAGGCGATCTGGGGGCCGTCGCCGCTGATGGCGTCGATGCCGGCCGCGCTCGCGGGACCCGTGCAACTGCTGCCCGAACTGCCGTATCCGGCCTACCGGCTGGTGCTGCTGGCGGTGGGGCTGCTGGTTGCGATCGGGTTGTACGTGCTCGTCAATCACACCCGCGTCGGCATGCTCGTGCGCGCGGGGGCATCGAACCGCAGGATGGCGGAATTCATGGGGGTGCGCGTCGGGCGCGTGTTTTCCTTCGTGTTCGCGCTCGGTGCGGCCCTTGCGGCGCTGGCCGGTGCGCTGATGGGGCCGATCAGCGCGGTGCAGATCGGCATGGGCGAGGCAATCCTGATCCCGGCGCTGGTGGTGATCGTGATCGGCGGCATCGGCTCGGTGCGCGGTGCCTTCATCGCCGCGCTGCTGGTCGGGCTGGTCGACACCGCCGGGCGCGCCTTCCTGCCGCCGCTGCTGCGTGCGCTGCTGCCGCCCGCGCTGGCCGCCGATCTGGGGCCGGCGCTCGCCGGCATTGCGATGTACCTGCTGATGGCGGCGGTGCTGATCCTGAAACCGGCGGGGCTGTTCCCCGCGCGCGCCTGA
- a CDS encoding ABC transporter substrate-binding protein, with protein sequence MPKLKTVAVSLALSAALGAHAAAPIKVGMALDISGPFATIGAETRDGFNLAIEKLGGKLGGVETEFLQTDFAGNPEQANQLVARYLQRDKIDFFTGPVASNSALAVGPALFAAKVPFLSSNPGPSLFAGKQCNPYFFGVSYQNDTYDEAAGKVANEKGFKNMVLIAPNYPAGKDHIGGFKRLYKGAVKEEIYTKVGQIDYAAEIAQIRAAKPDAVFVFLPAAMGINFIKQYVGSGLKDIALIAPGFTADQDVIEAVGEPTLGMLNTAHWAHDLDVPANKAFVEAFGKKYNGRYPTVYAAQAYDVVMAMDAAVREVGGKVADREAVVAALKKANFKSVRGEFKYGPNNFPVQNYYLRVVDKDASGKLTNKLVGTVLEKHQDAYVGDCKQ encoded by the coding sequence ATGCCGAAGCTGAAGACCGTTGCCGTGTCCCTTGCCCTGTCCGCCGCCCTGGGCGCCCACGCCGCTGCCCCGATCAAGGTCGGGATGGCGCTCGACATCTCCGGCCCCTTCGCCACCATCGGTGCCGAGACCCGCGACGGCTTCAACCTCGCGATCGAGAAGCTCGGCGGCAAGCTCGGCGGAGTGGAGACCGAGTTCCTGCAGACCGACTTCGCCGGCAACCCGGAACAGGCCAACCAGCTCGTCGCCCGCTACCTGCAGCGCGACAAGATCGACTTCTTTACCGGCCCGGTCGCGTCCAACTCCGCGCTCGCGGTGGGACCGGCGCTGTTCGCCGCCAAGGTGCCGTTCCTGTCGAGCAACCCCGGGCCGAGCCTGTTCGCGGGCAAGCAGTGCAACCCCTACTTCTTCGGCGTCTCGTACCAGAACGACACCTATGACGAGGCCGCGGGCAAGGTCGCCAACGAAAAGGGCTTCAAGAACATGGTCCTGATCGCGCCGAACTACCCGGCGGGCAAGGACCACATCGGCGGCTTCAAGCGCCTGTACAAGGGCGCGGTGAAGGAGGAGATCTACACCAAGGTCGGCCAGATCGACTACGCGGCGGAGATCGCGCAGATCCGCGCGGCCAAGCCGGACGCGGTGTTCGTCTTCCTGCCCGCGGCGATGGGGATCAACTTCATCAAGCAGTACGTCGGCAGCGGGCTGAAGGACATTGCGCTGATCGCGCCGGGCTTCACCGCCGACCAGGATGTCATCGAGGCGGTCGGCGAGCCGACGCTGGGCATGCTGAACACCGCGCATTGGGCCCACGATCTCGACGTGCCCGCCAACAAGGCCTTCGTCGAGGCCTTCGGCAAAAAGTACAACGGCCGCTATCCGACCGTTTACGCAGCGCAGGCCTACGACGTGGTGATGGCGATGGATGCCGCGGTGCGCGAAGTCGGCGGCAAGGTGGCTGATCGTGAGGCGGTGGTCGCGGCGCTGAAGAAGGCGAACTTCAAGTCGGTGCGCGGTGAGTTCAAGTACGGACCGAACAATTTCCCGGTGCAGAACTATTATCTGCGCGTCGTCGACAAGGATGCGAGCGGCAAGCTGACGAACAAGCTCGTCGGCACCGTGCTGGAGAAGCACCAGGACGCCTACGTCGGCGACTGCAAACAGTAA
- a CDS encoding helix-turn-helix domain-containing protein, protein MIESRVPSYKLFGETELWPTPEPVHYETIAERSALYDWEIAPHSHDSLIQITFLEEGEVRMVFETEVFELLTPCLVMVPARHIHGFRFSPGVVGHVLTLPRSLLGELLALSADLRGAFDSLRYLPLAGDAEGYGRMRLRFEQFHREYAGRAPGRISMLMAILGIVLIELARAGGIGTERTPQDRIRHRVERFTELIEAHFRDWQPVGFYAGRLGVSAQQLNASCRRETGRSAQAMIHDRLHLEARRLLAYSDLDVTGIGYALGFRDPAYFSRFFLRRQGVPPSEFRRIHAGRQPAP, encoded by the coding sequence ATGATCGAATCCAGGGTGCCTAGCTACAAGCTTTTCGGTGAAACGGAACTGTGGCCCACGCCCGAGCCGGTGCACTACGAAACGATTGCCGAACGGAGTGCGCTGTACGACTGGGAGATCGCGCCGCACAGCCATGATTCGCTGATTCAAATCACTTTTCTCGAGGAAGGCGAGGTACGGATGGTGTTCGAGACAGAAGTCTTCGAGTTGCTTACGCCGTGCCTGGTGATGGTTCCGGCACGGCATATCCACGGTTTCCGCTTTTCGCCTGGCGTGGTCGGGCACGTGCTTACCCTGCCGCGGTCGTTGCTCGGAGAGTTACTTGCACTTTCCGCTGATCTTCGCGGGGCGTTCGACAGCCTGCGTTATCTACCGCTGGCGGGGGATGCGGAGGGCTACGGGCGCATGCGCTTACGCTTCGAGCAGTTCCATCGCGAATATGCCGGCCGCGCACCGGGGCGGATCAGCATGCTGATGGCGATCCTCGGTATCGTCCTGATCGAACTTGCCCGCGCGGGCGGAATCGGCACCGAGCGCACCCCCCAGGACCGGATCCGGCACCGCGTCGAACGCTTCACCGAACTGATCGAAGCCCATTTCCGCGACTGGCAACCGGTCGGTTTCTATGCCGGGCGTCTCGGTGTCTCGGCCCAGCAGCTCAATGCCAGCTGCCGCCGCGAAACCGGCCGCAGCGCGCAGGCGATGATCCACGACCGCCTCCATCTCGAAGCCCGCCGCCTGCTGGCGTATTCCGACCTCGACGTCACCGGCATTGGCTACGCCCTTGGTTTCCGCGATCCCGCGTATTTCTCGCGCTTTTTCCTGCGCCGGCAAGGCGTTCCGCCATCCGAGTTCCGCCGCATCCATGCGGGACGGCAGCCGGCGCCATGA
- the pobA gene encoding 4-hydroxybenzoate 3-monooxygenase encodes MQTQVGIIGGGPSGLCLARLLSLAGIRSIILERQTREYVEARIRAGILEQGMADLMRRAKVGERMDKEGLLHDGIVLTFDGREERIDMAALTGGKQVMVYGQTELTKDLYDAVLADDNITVIFETRDVHPTGFLDGRPQLDFVKDGQQTRITCDYIAGCDGYHGASRAAVPRTMITEYERIYPFGWLGLLSETPPVHEELIYANHKRGFALCSMRSHTRSRYYLQVGLDEKIEDWSDERFWDELKKRLPEHIAANLVTGPSIEKSIAPLRSFVAEPMRFGNLFLVGDAAHIVPPTGAKGLNLAASDMYYLSTALIAHYNEGRDDLLDRYSETALRRVWAAVRFSWWFTSIMHKFNEDPIEHKIQLAELDYLMSSTAGKTTIAENYVGLPFDPTFK; translated from the coding sequence ATGCAAACCCAAGTCGGCATCATCGGCGGCGGCCCCTCGGGCCTGTGCCTCGCCCGCCTGCTCAGCCTCGCAGGCATCCGCAGCATCATTCTCGAACGCCAGACCCGCGAATACGTCGAGGCCCGGATCCGCGCAGGCATCCTCGAACAAGGCATGGCCGACCTGATGCGCCGCGCCAAGGTCGGCGAGCGCATGGACAAGGAAGGCCTGCTCCACGACGGCATCGTGCTGACCTTCGATGGCCGTGAGGAGCGCATCGACATGGCGGCGTTGACCGGCGGCAAGCAGGTGATGGTGTACGGCCAGACCGAGCTGACCAAGGACCTCTACGACGCGGTGCTCGCGGACGACAACATCACCGTGATCTTCGAGACCCGCGACGTGCACCCGACCGGCTTCCTCGATGGCCGGCCGCAGCTCGACTTCGTCAAGGATGGCCAGCAGACCCGCATCACCTGCGACTACATCGCCGGCTGCGACGGCTACCACGGTGCCTCGCGCGCCGCGGTGCCGCGCACCATGATCACCGAATACGAACGGATCTACCCCTTCGGCTGGCTCGGTCTGCTATCGGAGACGCCACCGGTGCATGAAGAGCTGATCTACGCCAACCACAAGCGCGGCTTCGCCCTGTGCTCGATGCGCTCCCACACCCGCAGCCGCTACTACCTGCAGGTCGGGCTCGACGAGAAGATCGAGGACTGGTCCGACGAGCGTTTCTGGGACGAGCTGAAGAAGCGCCTGCCCGAGCACATCGCCGCCAATCTCGTCACCGGCCCGTCGATCGAGAAGAGCATCGCGCCGCTGCGCAGCTTCGTCGCCGAGCCGATGCGCTTCGGCAACCTGTTCCTGGTCGGCGACGCCGCCCACATCGTGCCGCCGACCGGAGCCAAGGGCCTCAACCTCGCCGCCTCCGACATGTATTACCTGTCGACCGCACTGATCGCGCACTACAACGAAGGCCGTGACGACCTGCTCGACCGTTACTCGGAGACCGCGCTGCGCCGGGTGTGGGCTGCGGTGCGCTTCTCGTGGTGGTTCACCTCGATCATGCACAAGTTCAACGAGGATCCGATCGAGCACAAGATCCAGCTCGCCGAGCTCGACTACCTGATGAGTTCCACTGCCGGCAAGACGACGATCGCGGAAAACTACGTCGGCCTGCCCTTCGACCCGACCTTCAAGTAA
- a CDS encoding fused MFS/spermidine synthase gives MLPLFDLPSPFPDEPGLIRLLEPADSDPAGLAVRLLEGSYGKPFVLENGGLRALHFGLGFVQSVIRIADPAMLELGYAQRMMAFLLFNPRPRRLMMLGLGGGSLATFCHRYLPGARMIVLEIDEQVIALRELFGVPPDDERLQVIHCDGARYLEDTDERCDVLLVDAFGADGVSSAFLEADFYEHARRRLTGKGVLVMNIAGDKRDYAAHVARLLDVFDERVIAMSVREDGNYILFAFRDSAFEPRWKWMRTIALGLQGRFNLDFPGFAQHLERGQVLRLAQRLAR, from the coding sequence ATGCTTCCGCTTTTCGATCTGCCCAGCCCTTTTCCCGACGAGCCTGGCCTGATCCGCCTGCTGGAGCCTGCCGACAGCGATCCTGCTGGGCTGGCGGTGCGCTTGCTCGAGGGCAGCTACGGCAAGCCCTTCGTGCTGGAAAACGGTGGGCTGCGGGCGCTGCATTTCGGCCTCGGTTTCGTGCAGAGCGTGATCCGTATCGCCGATCCGGCGATGCTGGAGCTCGGCTACGCCCAGCGCATGATGGCGTTCCTGCTGTTCAACCCGCGTCCGCGCCGGCTGATGATGCTGGGCCTGGGCGGCGGTTCGCTGGCGACGTTCTGTCACCGCTACTTGCCGGGAGCGCGGATGATCGTGCTGGAGATCGACGAGCAGGTGATCGCGCTGCGCGAACTGTTCGGGGTTCCGCCCGATGATGAGCGCCTGCAGGTGATCCACTGCGACGGCGCCCGCTATCTCGAGGATACGGACGAGCGCTGCGATGTGCTGCTGGTCGATGCGTTCGGCGCCGATGGGGTGAGCAGCGCGTTTCTCGAGGCCGATTTCTACGAACATGCCCGCCGGCGGCTGACTGGAAAAGGCGTGCTGGTGATGAACATCGCCGGCGACAAGCGGGATTACGCGGCGCACGTCGCACGCTTGCTCGATGTGTTCGACGAGCGCGTCATCGCCATGTCGGTGCGCGAAGACGGCAATTACATCCTGTTCGCGTTCCGTGACTCCGCGTTCGAGCCGCGCTGGAAGTGGATGCGTACGATCGCCCTGGGGCTGCAGGGACGTTTCAATCTGGATTTTCCTGGCTTTGCCCAGCATCTCGAGCGCGGCCAGGTGCTGCGTCTGGCGCAGCGTCTGGCGCGCTGA
- a CDS encoding tyrosine-type recombinase/integrase codes for MARIKLTNGRVGDFACPPDKLQAFLWDTEVWWLAVRAQPGGTKTYVFQARFNGSDVRVKIGDVRAWNLDDARAEARRMQTLIDKGIDPRDEKRERIAAAESKKADAKRLDMLVGDAWDAYIKHHERRWGERHLADHRRLSQTGGEPWKRGKRVTVQGVLYPLLQLKMREVTATALHDWQVEEVKTRANNARQGFELFRAFWRWCASRPEYADVVDLTTVENRDVRAEVPRRKTKRFDVLERAHLASWFAAVRGLSNPVIGAYLQGLLLTGCRREELAELKWSDVDFRWGSMWVKDKVEADGRKIPLTPYLRSLISALPRRNAWVFSSPTAADGRIMEPRIPHNRALAVAGLDHVTLHGLRRTFASLAEWVEMPTGVVAQIMGHKPNATAERHYINRPLELLAVWHTKYESWILEQAGIEQPGQDAGERLKVVG; via the coding sequence ATGGCGCGAATCAAACTGACGAATGGTCGGGTCGGCGACTTCGCATGTCCGCCCGACAAGCTGCAAGCGTTCTTGTGGGACACCGAAGTCTGGTGGCTGGCGGTGCGTGCGCAACCGGGCGGGACGAAGACTTATGTCTTCCAAGCTCGGTTCAATGGCAGCGATGTGCGGGTCAAGATCGGCGACGTGCGCGCGTGGAATCTCGACGATGCCCGCGCCGAGGCTCGGCGGATGCAAACGCTCATCGACAAGGGCATTGACCCCCGCGACGAGAAGCGCGAACGCATCGCCGCAGCCGAATCGAAGAAGGCCGACGCGAAGCGCTTGGACATGCTCGTAGGCGACGCGTGGGATGCCTACATCAAGCATCACGAACGCCGCTGGGGCGAGCGCCACTTGGCGGATCATCGCCGTCTGTCGCAGACCGGAGGAGAACCCTGGAAGCGCGGCAAGCGGGTGACGGTGCAGGGCGTACTGTATCCGCTGCTGCAACTGAAAATGCGCGAGGTCACCGCGACAGCGCTTCACGATTGGCAGGTCGAGGAAGTGAAGACGCGGGCAAACAATGCTCGGCAAGGCTTCGAGCTGTTCCGGGCGTTTTGGCGCTGGTGTGCGAGTCGCCCCGAGTACGCCGACGTGGTTGATTTGACCACAGTAGAGAACCGCGACGTTCGCGCCGAGGTCCCGCGCCGCAAGACGAAGCGATTCGACGTGCTGGAGCGCGCTCATCTCGCCTCGTGGTTCGCTGCCGTGCGGGGGCTCAGTAACCCGGTCATCGGCGCGTATCTGCAGGGGCTGCTCCTGACCGGCTGTCGGCGCGAGGAACTGGCCGAACTGAAATGGTCGGACGTCGACTTTCGCTGGGGCAGCATGTGGGTCAAGGACAAGGTGGAGGCGGACGGGCGCAAGATTCCGCTGACCCCGTATCTGCGAAGCCTGATCTCAGCCCTGCCGCGCCGCAATGCTTGGGTGTTCAGCAGTCCGACCGCCGCCGATGGTCGAATCATGGAGCCGCGCATTCCGCACAATCGCGCGCTTGCCGTGGCCGGGCTGGATCATGTCACGCTGCACGGCTTGCGCCGCACCTTCGCCTCGCTCGCCGAATGGGTCGAGATGCCGACTGGCGTGGTTGCTCAGATCATGGGGCACAAACCGAACGCCACCGCCGAGCGGCATTACATCAACCGCCCGCTCGAACTGCTGGCAGTCTGGCACACGAAGTACGAATCATGGATTCTGGAGCAGGCTGGCATCGAGCAGCCGGGGCAAGATGCCGGGGAACGGCTCAAGGTGGTCGGATGA
- a CDS encoding DUF3987 domain-containing protein: MNTVDCMQGAGESHPAIGADDYDFPPEFAEVGRQAGLAIVAKSMARAEGFQHPAMPAFWDEPRPPAVIEQAQANAAQLMQPTTTGQMNAAPMTTGRGIDFPPGLVGEAAQYIYHAAFRPVPEIALAAAITLMAGVCGRSYCTPFLDDGMNLYVVVLAKTGVGKEGATTGIDNLVSAIRPQFPTVDDFIGPAAFASGQGLLRTLDEKPCFVSVLGEFGKTLRQLTDARANSAERMLTKVLLDCYNKSGRNKVLRPMAYSDVVKNTGLIHAPSVTILGESTPEAFFDGLDVGNVEDGLIPRFIVIEFPGDVPESNWTPMLAPPQSLRDRFAALVAKAMTTRASIVRDTVAQTEDAKALLLAFEREARIATSSASGPAAQIWNRAFQNAARLASVVAVGCNYAAPVITPQIADWAIALVRRSVARLLQRFETGDVGHGDGKQFADLKRIVADYFKHDPATLERLKVDPRMAKDKIIPYRYFMQRAAALSSFKNDKQGATPAFKRAVQSMLDSGMLCEVGKMDLRSRYQYSGIAYGIGKHW; the protein is encoded by the coding sequence ATGAACACGGTCGATTGTATGCAGGGCGCGGGCGAATCGCACCCGGCGATTGGCGCCGACGACTACGATTTTCCGCCGGAATTCGCGGAGGTCGGCAGACAGGCGGGGCTCGCGATTGTCGCGAAGTCCATGGCGCGCGCCGAGGGCTTCCAGCATCCTGCAATGCCTGCGTTCTGGGACGAACCGCGGCCTCCCGCCGTCATCGAACAGGCTCAGGCAAATGCCGCGCAGCTGATGCAGCCGACCACCACGGGACAGATGAATGCTGCGCCGATGACCACAGGACGTGGCATCGACTTCCCGCCCGGGTTGGTTGGCGAGGCGGCGCAATACATCTATCACGCGGCATTCCGTCCGGTGCCAGAAATTGCGCTTGCCGCGGCGATCACGCTAATGGCCGGTGTATGCGGTCGCAGCTACTGCACGCCGTTTCTGGATGACGGCATGAACCTGTATGTCGTCGTGCTCGCCAAGACGGGAGTCGGCAAGGAAGGCGCTACGACTGGCATCGACAATCTCGTGAGCGCCATTCGCCCGCAATTTCCAACGGTCGATGACTTCATCGGCCCCGCGGCCTTCGCCTCGGGTCAGGGGTTGCTTCGGACGCTGGACGAAAAACCTTGCTTTGTGTCCGTGCTCGGTGAATTCGGCAAGACCCTGCGCCAACTCACTGACGCACGCGCAAACAGCGCCGAAAGGATGCTCACGAAGGTGCTGCTGGATTGCTACAACAAATCCGGTCGAAATAAGGTGCTGCGTCCAATGGCGTACTCGGACGTAGTGAAGAACACCGGCCTCATCCACGCACCGAGCGTAACTATTCTCGGCGAATCAACGCCGGAAGCATTCTTCGACGGGCTCGACGTTGGCAACGTGGAGGACGGATTGATCCCGCGCTTCATCGTCATTGAGTTCCCGGGTGACGTGCCGGAATCGAACTGGACGCCCATGCTCGCGCCGCCCCAGTCGTTGCGCGACCGTTTCGCGGCGCTGGTAGCAAAGGCGATGACCACAAGAGCAAGCATTGTGCGCGATACCGTTGCGCAGACGGAGGACGCAAAGGCATTGCTCTTGGCATTCGAGCGCGAAGCTCGGATCGCCACCAGCAGCGCGAGCGGACCCGCCGCGCAAATCTGGAACCGCGCCTTTCAGAATGCCGCGCGCTTGGCGAGCGTGGTCGCAGTCGGCTGCAACTATGCCGCTCCGGTCATCACGCCGCAGATCGCGGATTGGGCGATTGCACTCGTGCGCCGCTCGGTCGCGCGACTGCTTCAACGCTTCGAGACAGGCGATGTCGGGCACGGCGACGGCAAGCAGTTCGCCGATCTAAAGCGCATCGTCGCCGACTATTTCAAGCACGATCCGGCAACTCTAGAAAGACTCAAGGTCGATCCGCGGATGGCGAAAGACAAAATCATCCCGTATCGCTACTTCATGCAGCGTGCCGCGGCGCTGAGCTCGTTCAAGAACGACAAGCAGGGAGCAACCCCGGCATTCAAGCGCGCGGTTCAATCAATGCTGGATTCCGGAATGCTCTGCGAGGTCGGAAAAATGGACTTGAGGTCCCGCTACCAGTATTCCGGCATCGCCTACGGCATCGGAAAACATTGGTGA
- a CDS encoding helix-turn-helix transcriptional regulator → MTTTEIRISRLVDEFRDTIAREGTHCPGGNRVLEKDAKRLIGYSDHFKHLRHEGKGPKFLKISERKVYYYLDDLARWMVERDEQFGELD, encoded by the coding sequence ATGACAACGACCGAAATTCGAATCAGCCGTCTCGTGGATGAATTTCGCGACACCATCGCGCGCGAGGGAACGCACTGCCCCGGAGGCAACCGCGTGCTCGAGAAAGATGCAAAGCGACTCATCGGATATTCGGACCACTTCAAGCATCTGCGCCACGAAGGCAAGGGGCCGAAGTTTTTGAAGATCAGCGAGCGCAAGGTCTATTACTACCTCGACGACCTTGCCCGATGGATGGTCGAGCGCGACGAGCAGTTCGGCGAACTGGATTGA
- a CDS encoding phage major capsid protein, translating to MTAPVSILAKGTQFARLAICLGRARGEGLPAALQIAEATYGAHSQVATVLRAAVGAGTTDDSQFAAPLVEAQIIANDFLEATRTRSVLSKLDLRRVPTKVAVPVQTGRATAYWAGHGAPKPLSKGSLDTATLEPRKVVGIVPLSRDLVRLSNGTAEALVRRDLVNGAAALADSSFLDPTNVGVAGVQPASITAGLTPVASSGNVTTDLEALIDAYAGDLETAAFITDPLSAVKIGLRSSGSNAVVVGARGGEAVGIPVFTSSGSPRSTSGGQIVLLDQTAVLMADEGIRLDVSEQAALQFDDAPSAGAQALVSLWQNNLVAFLIERRLNWAAPLAGTVVVLNGALY from the coding sequence ATGACCGCACCCGTTTCGATTCTCGCCAAGGGTACCCAATTCGCCCGCCTCGCCATCTGCCTCGGTCGCGCTCGCGGCGAAGGTCTGCCCGCTGCGTTGCAGATCGCAGAAGCAACGTATGGCGCACATTCTCAAGTTGCGACTGTCCTCCGCGCCGCCGTCGGTGCGGGAACGACCGATGACAGCCAATTTGCTGCACCGCTGGTCGAGGCTCAGATCATCGCCAACGATTTTCTGGAAGCGACGCGCACCCGCAGCGTACTGAGCAAGCTCGACCTGCGCCGCGTGCCGACGAAGGTGGCGGTGCCGGTGCAGACCGGACGGGCTACCGCGTATTGGGCCGGTCACGGTGCGCCGAAGCCGTTGTCGAAAGGTTCGCTTGATACGGCAACGCTCGAACCGCGCAAGGTGGTCGGCATCGTGCCGCTGTCGCGTGATCTCGTCCGCCTGTCGAATGGTACGGCCGAAGCGCTGGTACGCCGTGACCTCGTCAATGGCGCCGCTGCTCTTGCGGATTCCTCGTTCCTCGATCCGACGAACGTCGGAGTCGCTGGCGTGCAACCGGCTTCGATCACCGCTGGCCTCACCCCTGTGGCCAGCAGCGGCAACGTCACGACCGATCTTGAAGCGCTGATTGATGCCTATGCGGGCGATCTCGAAACGGCGGCATTCATCACCGACCCGTTGAGCGCCGTGAAGATTGGTCTTCGGTCGAGCGGTAGCAATGCCGTCGTCGTCGGCGCACGCGGCGGTGAGGCGGTCGGCATCCCGGTCTTCACGTCGAGCGGTTCGCCGCGTTCCACGAGCGGCGGACAGATTGTGCTTCTCGATCAGACGGCGGTCCTCATGGCAGACGAAGGCATCCGCCTCGACGTCTCCGAGCAGGCAGCGCTGCAATTCGATGACGCGCCGAGCGCGGGCGCACAAGCGCTGGTGTCGCTGTGGCAGAACAACCTCGTCGCCTTCCTGATTGAGCGGCGTCTGAACTGGGCGGCTCCGCTTGCCGGAACGGTCGTCGTGCTCAACGGCGCGCTCTACTGA